In Aquimarina spinulae, a single window of DNA contains:
- a CDS encoding NRAMP family divalent metal transporter, with product MNWNKLRKTLGPGILFASTAIGVSHLVQSTRAGANYGFTLLIVIIITNILKFPFFEYGARYANATGESLIDGYKRLGKFALWIYFLVTISSMFFVTAAVSLVTAGFMDNLFEVSTLWPSFKLFPITLVFLVSFGVLAFGKFNVLDSIIKIVGFLLFISTIIAFVMTLSKGQAIQIKSFVPPDIFDDTGILFLIALMGWMPTALDLSTWISLWAIEKIKSTKYHPTLKEALFDFNLGYWISAFLAICFLILGAYLVYGTGKTLPKDSVGFAGDIIELYTTTIGNWSYLIIAISSFSIMLGTSLGVFDGYARTLQQTTKLIFSSKTNNNIVQKPRLLYLGSLFILAIGSFSITVFFRGQFKALIDLATTISFLIAPLIALANFKLVSKKYISKEATPKPFMKLISYLGILFLTGFALFYFYIKFLK from the coding sequence ATGAATTGGAATAAGCTTAGAAAAACTCTAGGGCCTGGAATTTTGTTTGCAAGTACCGCAATAGGCGTTTCTCATTTGGTTCAAAGCACACGTGCAGGAGCTAATTATGGTTTTACACTCTTAATTGTTATCATCATTACCAACATTTTAAAATTTCCTTTCTTTGAATATGGTGCCAGATATGCTAACGCAACAGGAGAGAGCCTTATAGATGGATACAAGAGGTTAGGTAAATTTGCTTTATGGATTTACTTTTTAGTTACTATATCATCTATGTTTTTTGTTACCGCTGCCGTAAGTTTAGTAACAGCTGGTTTTATGGATAACCTTTTTGAGGTATCTACACTTTGGCCTTCTTTCAAATTATTTCCTATTACACTCGTTTTTTTAGTATCCTTTGGCGTGCTGGCCTTTGGAAAGTTTAACGTACTAGATAGTATCATTAAAATAGTAGGATTCCTATTATTTATTTCTACTATAATTGCCTTTGTAATGACCCTTAGTAAGGGTCAAGCAATACAGATAAAAAGTTTTGTTCCTCCAGATATTTTTGATGATACAGGAATTTTATTTCTAATCGCATTAATGGGATGGATGCCAACAGCTTTGGATTTATCCACTTGGATCAGTCTATGGGCGATAGAAAAAATAAAATCGACAAAATATCATCCAACACTTAAAGAAGCATTATTCGATTTCAATCTAGGGTATTGGATCTCAGCTTTTCTAGCCATCTGCTTTTTGATTCTTGGAGCATATCTTGTATATGGAACCGGAAAAACACTTCCTAAAGATAGTGTAGGGTTTGCCGGCGATATAATTGAGTTATATACTACTACTATAGGAAATTGGAGTTACTTAATTATTGCTATTTCTTCTTTTTCAATTATGCTAGGAACAAGCTTAGGAGTCTTTGATGGGTATGCAAGAACACTACAACAGACTACAAAGTTAATATTCTCATCAAAAACCAATAACAATATAGTACAGAAACCCAGGCTACTATACCTTGGTTCGTTGTTTATTCTAGCCATAGGATCGTTCTCAATTACAGTTTTCTTTAGAGGGCAGTTTAAAGCTCTTATTGATCTGGCAACTACCATATCTTTCTTAATAGCTCCTCTAATCGCCCTTGCTAATTTTAAGTTAGTTAGTAAAAAATATATTAGCAAAGAAGCAACCCCAAAACCATTTATGAAATTGATTAGTTATCTCGGAATTTTATTTCTAACAGGTTTTGCTCTATTTTATTTCTATATTAAATTTTTAAAATAA
- a CDS encoding group III truncated hemoglobin, producing MKVIPKNDIRNRDDVATLVSIFYKKIRKEEHLGPIFNHMIKDWDKHLDRLTDFWETNLLFVPKFKGNPIEVHKQVDRTFNHSITNVHFWIWLQLWITTIDDLFEGELATLAKNRARKMSTTLFVKMFQDRPSQKMVPNK from the coding sequence ATGAAAGTGATTCCTAAAAATGATATCAGAAATAGAGATGACGTTGCAACGCTAGTTTCTATATTTTATAAAAAAATCAGAAAAGAAGAGCACTTAGGCCCTATTTTTAATCATATGATAAAAGATTGGGACAAACATTTAGATAGACTCACCGATTTTTGGGAAACCAACCTCTTATTTGTTCCAAAATTTAAAGGAAATCCAATTGAAGTTCATAAACAAGTAGATCGAACATTTAATCATAGCATTACAAATGTACATTTCTGGATATGGTTACAACTATGGATCACGACAATAGACGACCTTTTTGAAGGTGAACTCGCTACTTTAGCTAAAAATCGCGCCAGAAAAATGAGCACAACATTATTCGTAAAAATGTTTCAGGACAGACCTTCTCAAAAAATGGTCCCTAACAAATAA